Proteins encoded together in one Bradyrhizobium sp. PSBB068 window:
- a CDS encoding Crp/Fnr family transcriptional regulator: MIAKRTDLAGTSDRPFNNLLRRLNAADYALLAPHLAEVEAAAGELLYNPGDDVQIVHFPCGPSLASYMVANEDGRDVETILVGREGAVGGIVSQGFLPAYTRITVKFGGPFVRLPISKLDAAKLTSISVRNIFARYADCMLAQIFQSTACNAIHSIEQRAAKWIMSAMERTNGNGVVPLTHEQLSTLLGVGRSYTSRVIQNFKAEGVLDTRRGAIVIRDPDKLKLRSCMCNEAVKDHFEEVLRGVYPSEDNPAN; the protein is encoded by the coding sequence CAATCTCCTGCGCCGGCTGAATGCCGCCGACTACGCGCTGCTCGCGCCGCATCTTGCGGAGGTCGAGGCCGCGGCCGGCGAGCTGCTCTACAATCCCGGCGACGACGTCCAGATCGTGCATTTCCCATGCGGACCGAGCCTTGCGTCCTACATGGTGGCCAACGAGGACGGGCGCGATGTCGAAACCATCCTGGTCGGCCGCGAGGGCGCGGTCGGCGGCATCGTCAGCCAGGGCTTCCTGCCGGCGTACACACGCATCACCGTCAAGTTCGGGGGGCCGTTCGTGCGGCTGCCGATCAGCAAGCTCGACGCCGCCAAGCTGACCTCGATCTCGGTGCGCAACATCTTCGCGCGCTATGCCGACTGCATGCTGGCGCAGATTTTCCAGTCGACCGCCTGCAACGCGATCCATTCGATCGAGCAGCGCGCCGCGAAATGGATCATGTCGGCGATGGAACGCACCAATGGCAATGGCGTGGTGCCGCTGACGCATGAGCAGCTCTCGACCTTGCTCGGCGTCGGCCGCAGCTACACCAGCCGGGTGATCCAGAACTTCAAGGCCGAAGGGGTGCTGGATACCCGCCGCGGCGCGATCGTGATCCGCGATCCCGACAAGCTCAAGCTACGCTCCTGCATGTGCAACGAGGCGGTGAAGGATCACTTCGAGGAAGTGCTGCGCGGGGTGTATCCGAGCGAGGACAACCCGGCCAATTGA
- a CDS encoding prolipoprotein diacylglyceryl transferase, giving the protein MSGAELHAIFDIAAWGAAAIAMWWLSRRPGLQFPRQSFELPYIAALVFGAGIGAYIFGTLNLWFSGMSGIARSVEGALAGGVIAIELYKWLHGIALRTGARFALPLALGIAVGRLGCYFAGLEDFTYGTPTTLPWGHDFGDGILRHPVQLYESLAMAAFAAFYVWAVLNRNAAVITNGFYLVLFYYGLQRFLWEFIKPYGTLIGPFSLFHLLSLFVMVYAAVMLATAPNVSVKHERAAA; this is encoded by the coding sequence ATGAGCGGGGCTGAACTTCACGCGATCTTCGACATCGCAGCATGGGGCGCGGCCGCGATCGCCATGTGGTGGCTGTCGCGCCGGCCCGGGCTGCAATTCCCGCGGCAATCCTTCGAGCTGCCCTACATCGCCGCACTGGTGTTCGGCGCCGGCATCGGCGCCTACATCTTCGGCACGTTGAACCTGTGGTTCTCGGGCATGTCGGGTATCGCCCGCTCGGTCGAGGGTGCGCTGGCCGGCGGCGTCATCGCGATCGAGCTCTACAAATGGCTGCACGGCATTGCGCTGCGCACCGGGGCGCGCTTCGCACTCCCGCTCGCGCTCGGCATCGCGGTCGGCCGGCTCGGCTGCTATTTCGCGGGGCTCGAGGATTTCACCTACGGCACGCCGACCACGCTGCCCTGGGGCCACGATTTCGGCGACGGCATCCTGCGCCATCCCGTGCAGCTCTATGAAAGCCTGGCAATGGCGGCGTTCGCGGCCTTCTACGTCTGGGCCGTATTGAACCGCAACGCCGCTGTGATCACCAATGGATTCTACCTCGTGCTGTTCTACTATGGCCTGCAGCGCTTCCTGTGGGAGTTCATCAAACCCTACGGCACGCTGATCGGCCCGTTCTCGCTGTTCCACCTGCTGTCGCTGTTTGTCATGGTCTATGCCGCCGTCATGCTGGCGACGGCGCCGAATGTGAGTGTGAAGCATGAACGCGCCGCTGCGTAA